The following proteins are encoded in a genomic region of Paenibacillus sp. FSL R7-0273:
- a CDS encoding ABC transporter ATP-binding protein — MKKKPDQPSTWGRLLQYCRSHIPVILIAVISAAAGTILTLLGPDQLSELTDLITAGIVTGIDLDAVASIGFFLIFIYALSAVLSLGQGLIMSMVTQKVSKSLRKDLSHKMNRLPISYYNKSTTGDILSRVTNDVDTIGQALNQSVGTLVTAIALFVGSMVMMFKTNVLMTLTAIAATVIGFGLMAVIMKKSQKYFQSQQEFLGKINGHVEEVYTGHTVVKAYNGEAQMRGTFDSLNQSLKQSAFKAQFLSGLMMPLMTFIGNLGYVAVCVVGAVLAINGSISFGVIVAFIMYVRFFTQPLAQMAQAAQNLQAASAASKRVFEFLDAKEMDNEDHKDTRLTAADGHVVFEHVQFAYEETDKLVIKDFSAEVQPGQKIAIVGPTGAGKTTLINLLIRFNELKGGEIYIDGTPVSSLTRENIHDLFCMVLQDTWMFEGTVRENLIYNKTGVTDAEMEEACRSVGLHHFIQTLSKGYDTVLNDKVNLSAGQKQQLTIARAMLKDAPMLILDEATSSVDTRTELLIQQAMDQLMEGRTSFVIAHRLSTIKNADVILVLKDGDILESGNHHELLAKNGFYAELYNSQFEQAS, encoded by the coding sequence ATGAAAAAGAAACCAGACCAGCCGAGCACCTGGGGCCGGCTGCTCCAATATTGCCGTTCGCATATTCCTGTCATTCTGATCGCGGTTATCAGCGCTGCCGCGGGTACGATTCTTACCCTGCTCGGGCCGGATCAGCTCTCTGAGCTGACGGATCTGATCACTGCAGGTATCGTAACAGGCATCGATCTGGATGCTGTAGCATCAATCGGGTTTTTCCTGATTTTTATATACGCGCTCAGCGCCGTTCTGTCCCTGGGACAAGGGCTTATCATGTCAATGGTTACCCAAAAGGTATCCAAGAGCCTGAGAAAAGACCTGTCTCACAAAATGAACCGTCTGCCGATCTCCTATTATAACAAGTCTACGACCGGAGATATTCTGTCCCGGGTTACCAATGACGTGGATACAATCGGTCAGGCGCTGAACCAGAGTGTCGGCACACTGGTTACTGCTATCGCCCTGTTCGTCGGCTCGATGGTCATGATGTTCAAAACGAATGTGCTTATGACCCTTACCGCGATTGCCGCTACTGTGATCGGCTTTGGCCTGATGGCGGTCATCATGAAGAAATCACAGAAATATTTCCAGAGCCAGCAGGAATTCCTCGGGAAAATCAACGGGCATGTCGAGGAGGTCTATACCGGCCATACTGTAGTAAAGGCCTACAACGGTGAGGCGCAGATGCGCGGAACCTTTGATTCCCTGAATCAGTCACTGAAGCAGAGCGCCTTCAAAGCGCAGTTCCTTTCCGGCCTGATGATGCCGCTGATGACCTTTATCGGAAATCTCGGGTATGTGGCTGTCTGTGTCGTCGGCGCTGTCCTGGCGATCAACGGCTCGATCTCCTTCGGTGTGATTGTCGCCTTCATTATGTATGTCCGGTTCTTCACCCAGCCGCTGGCGCAAATGGCCCAGGCCGCACAGAATCTGCAGGCAGCCTCTGCTGCCAGCAAACGCGTATTTGAATTTCTGGATGCCAAGGAAATGGATAATGAGGATCACAAGGACACCAGACTCACCGCTGCTGACGGTCATGTAGTGTTTGAGCATGTGCAGTTCGCTTATGAGGAAACGGATAAGCTGGTAATCAAGGACTTCTCCGCCGAGGTGCAGCCGGGCCAGAAGATTGCCATAGTAGGACCGACCGGTGCCGGTAAAACCACGCTTATTAACCTGCTGATCCGCTTCAATGAGCTGAAGGGCGGGGAAATCTACATCGACGGCACTCCGGTCAGCAGCTTGACCAGAGAGAACATTCACGATCTCTTCTGCATGGTGCTGCAGGATACCTGGATGTTTGAAGGCACGGTAAGAGAAAATCTCATCTATAACAAAACAGGCGTGACCGATGCTGAAATGGAAGAGGCCTGCCGCTCTGTCGGCCTGCATCATTTCATTCAGACATTGAGCAAGGGCTATGATACTGTATTGAATGACAAGGTTAATCTCTCCGCAGGCCAGAAGCAGCAGCTGACGATCGCCCGGGCAATGCTTAAGGATGCCCCGATGCTTATTCTCGATGAGGCAACCAGCTCCGTGGATACGCGGACTGAGCTGCTGATCCAGCAGGCGATGGATCAGCTGATGGAAGGCAGAACCTCATTCGTCATTGCCCACAGGCTCTCGACCATTAAGAATGCGGATGTCATTCTTGTACTGAAGGACGGCGATATCCTGGAGAGCGGCAATCATCATGAGCTGCTTGCCAAGAACGGCTTCTATGCCGAGCTGTACAACAGCCAGTTTGAACAGGCCTCTTAA